Proteins encoded together in one Mus musculus strain C57BL/6J chromosome 16, GRCm38.p6 C57BL/6J window:
- the Eif2b5 gene encoding translation initiation factor eIF-2B subunit epsilon, with protein sequence MAATAAVPGAAAGRASKRGGGGSGGGGTQGAEEEPPPPLQAVLVADSFNRRFFPISKDQPRVLLPLANVALIDYTLEFLTATGVQETFVFCCWKAAQIKEHLQKSKWCHPTSPNVVRIITSELYRSLGDVLRDVDAKALVRSDFLLIYGDVISNINICRALEEHRLRRKLEKNVSVMTMVFKESSPSHPTRCHEDNVVMAVDSATNRVLHFQKTQGLRRFSFPLSLFQGSGDGVEIRYDLLDCHISICSPQVAQLFTDNFDYQTRDDFVRGILMNEEVLGNQIHLHVTTREYGARVSNLHMYSAVCADVIRRWVYPLTPEVNFTDSTTQSYTHSRHNIYRGPEVSLGHGSVLEENVLLGAGTVIGSNCSITNSVIGPNCHIGDNVVLDQAYLWQGVRVAAGAQIHQSLLCDRAEVKERVKLKPYCVLTSQVVVGPDITLPEGSVISLHPPDAEEDEDDGQFSDDSGADQEKEKVKLKGYNPAEVGLEGQGYLWKAEGVNSKEDEELRQSLWGLMIKTEEESETESEGSVDPEELDSRAGSPQLDDIRVFQNEVLGTLQRGREENISCENLVLEINSLKHAYNISLKEVMQVLTLVVLEFPLQQVDGLLDPNRYCALLLPLLKAWSPVLRNYIKRAADHLEALAAIEDFFLEHETLVTSMAKVLMAFYQLEILAEETILSWFSQRDTTDEGQQLRKNQQLQRFIQWLREAEEESSEDD encoded by the exons ATGGCAGCCACTGCGGCGGTGCCTGGCGCTGCGGCCGGCCGAGCGAGCAaacgcggcggcggcggctcggGCGGCGGGGGAACCCAAGGTGCGGAGGAGGAGCCGCCGCCGCCCCTCCAGGCAGTTCTAGTGGCCGATAGCTTCAACCGCCGcttcttccccatctccaagGACCAGCCTCGG GTCCTCTTGCCCCTGGCCAACGTTGCGCTAATTGACTATACTCTGGAGTTCCTGACTGCCACGGGTGTACAGGAAACATTTGTCTTTTGCTGCTGGAAAGCTGCTCAGATCAAAGAACACTTACA GAAATCCAAGTGGTGCCATCCTACGTCCCCCAACGTTGTTCGGATAATCACATCAGAGCTATACCGATCACTAGGAGACGTCCTCCGTGACGTCGATGCCAAGGCCTTGGTGCGCTCTGACTTTCTCTTGATATATGGAGATGTCATCTCAAATATCAATATCTGCAGAGCCCTGGAGGAACACAG GTTAAGAAGGAAGCTAGAAAAAAATGTCTCTGTGATGACAATGGTCTTCAAAGAGTCGTCACCCAGCCACCCTACACGCTGCCATGAGGACAACGTGGTGATGGCTGTGGACAGCGCCACCAACAGGGTTCTtcacttccagaagacccaaggccTCCGGCGCTTTTCCTTTCCATTG AGCCTGTTCCAGGGCAGTGGAGACGGAGTGGAGATTCGATATGATTTGTTGGACTGTCACATCAGCATCTGCTCTCCTCAG GTAGCTCAGCTCTTCACAGACAATTTTGACTACCAAACTCGAGATGATTTTGTACGAGGCATATTAATGAATGAGGAG GTCCTAGGAAACCAGATTCACTTGCATGTGACAACTAGGGAATATGGTGCCCGGGTCTCCAACCTACACATGTACTCAGCTGTTTGTGCTGACGTCATCCGCCGATGGGTCTACCCTCTCACTCCAGAAGTAAACTTCACTGACAGCACCACCCAGAGCTACACTCATTCCCGACACAACATCTACCGAGGGcctgaagtcagcctgggccaTGGCAGCGTCCTGGAGGAAAATGTGCTTTTGGGAGCTGGCACTGTCATCGGCAGCAACTGCTCCATCACCAACAGTGTCATCGGCCCTAACTGCCATATTG GTGATAATGTGGTACTGGACCAGGCCTACCTGTGGCAGGGAGTTCGAGTGGCTGCTGGAGCACAAATACACCAATCTCTGCTCTGTGACAGAGCTGAGGTCAAGGAGCGAGTCAAACTGAAGCCATACTGTGTTCTCACTTCCCAG gTGGTAGTGGGCCCAGACATCACGCTGCCGGAGGGCTCGGTGATCTCTTTGCATCCTCCAGAtgcagaggaagatgaagatgatggcCAGTTTAGTGATGATTCTGGAGCTGaccaagaaaaggagaaagtgaagcTGAAAG GTTACAATCCAGCAGAAGTTGGCCTTGAAGGCCAGGGATACCTCTGGAAAGCTGAGGGTGTGAACTCGAAAGAAGATGAGGAGCTACGGCAGAGTCTCTGGG GACTCATGATCAAGACGGAGGAGGAAAGTGAGACTGAAAGTGAGGGAAGTGTGGATCCTGAGGAGCTGGACAGCCGAGCAGGCTCCCCTCAGCTGGATGACATCAGAG ttttccaGAACGAGGTCCTGGGAACGCTGCAGCGGGGCAGAGAGGAGAACATCTCCTGTGAAAATCTAGTCCTGGAGATCAACTCTCTCAA GCATGCCTACAACATTAGCCTAAAGGAAGTGATGCAGGTCCTGACCCTTGTAGTCCTGGAGTTCCCCCTGCAACAAGTCGATGGCCTGCTTGACCCAAACCGCTACTGTGCCTTGCTGCTTCCT CTGCTCAAAGCCTGGAGCCCTGTTTTAAGGAACTACATAAAGCGTGCAGCTGACCACTTGGAAGCATTGGCAGCCATTGAGGACTTCTTCTTGGAACATGAAACTCTCGTTACTTCCATGGCCAAG GTCCTGATGGCTTTCTACCAGCTGGAGATCTTGGCTGAGGAAACAATCTTGAGCTGGTTCAGCCAAAGAGACACAACTGACGAAGGCCAGCAGTTACGGAAGAATCAACAG CTGCAGAGGTTCATCCAGTGGCTgagagaggcagaagaagagTCATCCGAAGATGACTGA